From the genome of Candidatus Competibacteraceae bacterium:
GGCTGGATTTTCCGGCTCAAAACCGCCGCCGTGCTGGATGGGCTGTTGGACGCGGTCGCCTATGAAGCCATCGCCATCGCCGATGACGAGGATGAAGACGCCAGTTCGCTGGCCAATCCCAGACTGGTCGAGTAAGGCAGGGTAAGATCGTCATGCCGTTTATCCCCCATACCGCGGACGATGTCCGGGCGATGCTGGCCGCCATCGGCGCGCCCGATCTGGATACGCTGTTCGAGGAAATACCGCCCGCGCTGCGAGTCGGCGAGCTACCGGCCCTGCCGAAGGCGCTGAACGAGTTGCAGGTCACGAAACTGATGGAAGCACGGGCGGCGGATTATCCCCATCCGCTGTGCTTCCTGGGCGCCGGCGCCTACGAGCATCACATCCCGGCGGCGGTGTGGGAAATCGTTGGTCGCGGCGAGTTCTATAGCGCCTACACGCCCTACCAGCCGGAAGCCAGCCAGGGCACCTTGCAGGTGCTGTACGAGTATCAGAGCATGATGGCGGGATTGACCGGCCTGGCCGTGTCCAACGCCTCGCTGTACGACGGTGGTTCAGCGCTGGCCGAGGCGCTGCTGATGGCGGTGCGCGCCAACCGCAAATCCAAGTCCAAACGGGTTCTGGTCCCCCGGACCCTGCATCCGTTGTACCGACGGACCGCCCATGCCATCGTGCACAATCAGGGCATCGAACTGGTGGAACTGCCCTACGATCCGAGCGGCGGCCATACTCCAGTCGAGGCGCTCGCGCCCTACGCTGGGCAGGATTTCGCGGCGCTGGTCATCCCGCAACCCAACTTTTTCGGGGTGCTGGAGGATGTGGACGCCTTGACCGACTGGGCGCACCAGCACAACGCGCTGGCGGTGGCGGTGGTCAATCCCACCGCGCTGGCGATTCTCAAACCGCCCGGCGAGTGGGGCGAGGCTGGCGCCGACATCGCCTGCGGCGACGGTCAGCCGCTGGGCTCGCCACTATCGTCCGGTGGTCCCTACTTCGGTTTTCTGTGCTGCCGGCGGGAATGGGTGCGGCAGATGCCGGGCCGGCTGGTGGGTCGCACCGTGGATCTGGATGGTCGGTCTGGCTTTACCCTGACCTTGCAAGCCCGCGAGCAGCATATCCGCCGTTCCAAGGCCACCTCCAACATCTGCACCAATCAGGGGCTGATGGTCACCGCCGCCACGCTGTATCTATCGCTGCTGGGTCCGCGCGGCCTGGAGCAGGTGGCCGCCGCCTGTCATGCCAATACCCGCGCGCTGATGGAGCGGCTGACGCAAGTTTCGGGGGTCGGCCGGGTTTTCGAGCGGCCGGTGTTCCACGAAGCGGTGTTGCGCCTGCCGCGCCCGGCGGGTGAGGTGCTGGACGGGTTGCTGGCGCACGGCATTCTCGGTGGTTTCGATCTGAGCGGCGACTACCCCGAATTGGGGAACGCCCTGCTGGTGTGCACCACCGAAACCCGGGACGAAGCCGACTTGCAAGGTTACGCGGCGGCACTGGCGGAAATCGTGTAAAGATTAGCCATTGCCAGGCAAACGACAATCCATCCCAAAAGACAGCAACTGGAGGAAATTTCCCATGGCAATCATCACCTTCAAAGGCAACCCGATCCACACCAACGGCGATCTGCCCGCCGCCGGCGCGACCGCGCCCGACCTCAAACTGGTGACCGCCGATCTGAACGATGTCACCCTGGCCGATTTCGCCGGCAAGAAAAAGCTGCTGAACATCGTACCCAGTCTGGACACCCCGGTGTGCGCGCTGTCCACCCAAAAATTCAACGAACACGCCAAGGCCCACCCCGATACCGTCGTTCTGATCATTTCCGCCGACCTGCCCTTCGCCCAGAGCCGGTTTTGCGGCAACGAGGGTCTGGATAACGTGGTGACCCTGTCGATGATGCGTTCGCGCAAATTCGCCAAGGATTACGGCGTGTTGCTGGAAGATGGGCCGCTGGCCGGTTTGACCGCCCGCGCCGTGGTGGTGCTGGACGGGAACAACACCGTGCGCCACACCGAACTGGTGCCGGAAATCGCCCAGGAACCGGATTACAACGCGGCGCTGGCGGCGCTGGGATAATCCTGACGATCCCTCAAGCCCCGGTGCTCTCTTCATGCTGATCTTCGACCAGTCCCGTCCCGGCCGGCAGGCGGTCATCCCCGCCGCCGCGCCCGATGATGCCCTGTCCGACCTGCCCCCTGCCCTGCGCCGCCGCCGCGCCGCGCCGTTGCCGGAAGTATCGGAACTCCAGGCGGTGCGCCACTACACCCGGCTATCGCAAAAGAATTTCTCCATCGATACCCACTTCTATCCGCTGGGCTCCTGCACCATGAAGTACAACCCACGGATCTGCCATCGGCTGGCCTCGCTATCCGGTTTGCTGGCTCGCCACCCACTGGCCCCGGAGCGCATCAGCCAGGGCTTTCTGGCCTGCCTGCACGAGTTGCAGGAGATGTTGCGGGAAGTAACCGGAATGCA
Proteins encoded in this window:
- the gcvPA gene encoding aminomethyl-transferring glycine dehydrogenase subunit GcvPA, whose amino-acid sequence is MPFIPHTADDVRAMLAAIGAPDLDTLFEEIPPALRVGELPALPKALNELQVTKLMEARAADYPHPLCFLGAGAYEHHIPAAVWEIVGRGEFYSAYTPYQPEASQGTLQVLYEYQSMMAGLTGLAVSNASLYDGGSALAEALLMAVRANRKSKSKRVLVPRTLHPLYRRTAHAIVHNQGIELVELPYDPSGGHTPVEALAPYAGQDFAALVIPQPNFFGVLEDVDALTDWAHQHNALAVAVVNPTALAILKPPGEWGEAGADIACGDGQPLGSPLSSGGPYFGFLCCRREWVRQMPGRLVGRTVDLDGRSGFTLTLQAREQHIRRSKATSNICTNQGLMVTAATLYLSLLGPRGLEQVAAACHANTRALMERLTQVSGVGRVFERPVFHEAVLRLPRPAGEVLDGLLAHGILGGFDLSGDYPELGNALLVCTTETRDEADLQGYAAALAEIV
- the tpx gene encoding thiol peroxidase; this translates as MAIITFKGNPIHTNGDLPAAGATAPDLKLVTADLNDVTLADFAGKKKLLNIVPSLDTPVCALSTQKFNEHAKAHPDTVVLIISADLPFAQSRFCGNEGLDNVVTLSMMRSRKFAKDYGVLLEDGPLAGLTARAVVVLDGNNTVRHTELVPEIAQEPDYNAALAALG